TATGCTAAAACATTAAATCTTCTTGTTTCACACTCTTAGACTGACTCGGATTCAGAAGTTTATGGAACAAGACCAGATGCAGAATGTTGCAATGATTCCGGCCAAGGAAGCCAAAATGTTCACCTACAAATTGCTGGAACACAACTTTCTACAAATCAAGGAACTGAAAAAGGGGACTTCCAATTTTGCTCCGGTCAAATCCTTCATTTTGTACCACGTCGACTTACCTCAGGTGAGAACGAAATATAAATACCTTGATATGATGCTGTGTAATTGCAAAAATACTTCCTTGCACAGGTTGTCCGGACAGTACTGGAAGCGAGTTACAAAGGCTTATTTAACGCTATGGTACGGCAAATGCACGACTTGACAGAAAACAAACGCCTGCTTGAAAAACATGCCATGTTGGAATCAATGCTTGAACGTCTAAAAGGAGATGATGGAGTTCCCGAAGAGGAAATAGCAGAAGTTAGTATTTCCCATTTTCGCAAATCTCTTGATTAAAATACTCCCACTGTTTGACTTACGAAACTTTTCTATTGTAACAGTTATCCGATACGATGCACCCTGCCGAAAAGTCTTTAGTGGAAAAAATTCACTTAATGAGTGATAATCTGACGTTAGGACAAACCCAGGCAGACGAAACAATCCTAATATTGGAAAgttatttaaagtttaaatcaaaGGAATTGTAACATTGGGTGTCACGAATCTGACGTTGTCTGGGTTTGGGTTTTGGATGTGAAACTGCTGCGTAATTGTCGAAGATGTTCAAGAAAGCAATCAAGGATCATCCCTTAACCTAACTCATGTCATGTGTCGCTCGAAATTGTCTTGgattgtaaaattttgttcgAGAATAATAACtaagaatttttcaacataaGTATTTGCAGAAATGActcagtaaaaagaaaaccagcCGTTTGTAGTCGAAGAAAAATTATCTAGAGCAACAGCAAAAGGCGCGCTTTGTGAAATAGACACCCTCAagggaatgaagaaaaaacatgtaAATAAGCAAAACTTACGTTATGGGGCTCGTTGACAATTTTGTCATTGTGTCACCTTATCGGTAGAAAATTAAGAAACAGTGTAATGCGTAGTTGGCACAGGTTTATAAGCACTCAAAAACTGACCACCAATTGTTGCTTGTCGAATGACAGATTCTCGATAACACGCCAGATAGgaacaatttttgtaaaatatgtCGATTGCTTGAGGGAACCGCTATAGACTAGTCTGTATGGGAAAAAGCTACACGTGCCGGATGCTAGACATTGCCCTTGACTGTCTACAGAAATATCTCGAGCAATGTCCGCttcgcgccttttttttctcaatgacACGATTAATGATTGACAACCGtgccaattttttgttttgatcacCAAATTTCCCGAAGGGATTCTAGTCACAGTCGAAGGAGGCTAAGTTTCGacacgccaccgctgcaattcaaactgcaaaattcaaatgcatAATATCGACACTTAAATTTACGTTATTGTGACACCAATTACGCAAATTTTTGTATGCATTAGATTAAACAAGGAAATCTCTTCAAAATGGATCACATATTACGAAGATAAATAagctgtattttttaaaacagcgaTTCTAATTCAAACGGGGCTCAGTTTCgaaacgccaccgctgcaattCAAACTGCGAAATTCAAACCGACACTAAACATTAACACAAAATTTACGTAAATGTGTTACCAATCACgcaaatttttgtattaaagagattaaacaaagaaaggtCTTCAAAATAGACCACATGAAGATATACAAATAGCTGTATTTTTTACACAGCGATTCAAAGTGGAACGGTCTCACTTTCCCGGCTTTGATGTGCGTCAACCCAAAAGCTATAGTTTGCAGGCCTTCAAGAAGCGAGTTGGGTTCTTGGGTAGCAGTTTTTACAACTGTCCGGCGGCCTTGTATAAATGGAGATCCCTTACCTTGAACAGAAAAACGTcaggtttgtttgtttacgtttaACGTTTAacatgttattttaaaaaatcgttatTAATAATATTGTTTTCGTTTCTTAGATTATAAATGTCTGTGTttcaaagatatttttttaaaaatttgctCTTGAATTCCTAACCCAGTGTGGATGATTATCGGAACTCCTACATTGAATTACCCTCTGGTAAATCATAATTAAACTGATTTCATCTAAACATTTTCTGTATGCTTTCATTTTTCCCGTATAGGTTCGATGCAAACCACCAGTGTATCATCTTTCAGTGGAATGTCTGCATGATTCCAACTTGTTCGCTCTCCTGCTTCATGTCGTGGTCAAAAGTTTCTGTGCCTTGGACTTTACACACCCTACATCTGGAATGGAAGAGCTGGAAACAGTAAAACTTTCTGTTCTTTTGTTGTTAAAGCCACATGATCCTAGTGACACTAAATCAGAATCTTTCCAACATGCTCTTGTTGCTCTGCATAAATTATCCGATCATCAGTTGCTGCAATTCCACATTGATCCTAAAATCGATCCTGGCCTTGTGTACCATACCTTTCGCTCTGACAACAGGTATGCAATTTCTGATAGTTTAAGTCTcttattatcttttctttctaattttttccttcttttatttgtagCAACATTAAATTCAGATTTGTAGAAGCTTTAGATATGGAACACCTCCATGAAGTCATGATACATCTAGCTCCATTAGAATTGTCATATAAAGCTCagtatcaattaaaaaacctTGTGATGGACAAGGATGTCGGCTTGCTGTTCTTCAATCTTCATCTTCAATCTTCTTAGTGAAGGAGTCAATCTTCCCTATGCCAGTTTCACACATTTCCTTCTTGGCTTGAGCATTCAGGCTCTATTAAGCAAGTAAGTGTCCTACTCCTCTTTAATAAAAATGCAAGTTTCTGTATTCCAGTAATTTCATGGTGTTCTGTGTTTTGACAGAACAGTAGCTGGAATCCGCGATCAGGCTCGGAGATGTTTCCATGCACATGGATTTTGGAGATAAATATTCTCGCAGATGGTCACTCTGCTGATGCCAATTCGCGTGCTTTTGAAGTGACCAAAAAACTCCTCTACCAGCTTGCTTTGTTCTCATCCTAATCTGTCGGATGTTGCTGAGAAAATGCGTCACCCATCCGTTTGCTCCGGAAAGATCTCAATTTTCGCAGCTCTCACAAATGACTTGGTTGCTAAAAGCCGTAGCTGTCGAAGTTTAAATTGCCTCGGAAAAGGGTCTTCATCACACTTTTCTCGAAGTGGATGAAACGATTGAATAGTCACGATGGGCAATATTTCTGAAAGATCTTTGCTTtgtggctctttttttctgggaacAGTACAAAAATATCATGCGATCTCGACCCAAAATTGCTGTCCTGTTGAACTCCGTCAATCTTCAGGTATTAATTTGAAGAGTATAGTTTTCGTTTAGTCGATAAAAGTTTTAACCCTTGTTGATTGTTTAGGTTTCCTATAATTGACTACTCCCACTATGGAACTCTTCGATCTAGGTGCCATCGAAGCGTTGGTTAAGCAGTGTGAAATCATCAGTGAAGTCCAGCTAACGAAAGTTGCTTTAATGCTTTGTTTCAGAATAACTTGCGAAGCGAAAATTTTACCAACGTGGCTCTTGGCCAACGCCAACAAATTCTACAAAAAATTCCGAACACTCTTTTGTGTGTAgtgcaacaaaacaacattCGATTGGAGCTTTGGGGCTTTGGGCTCGTCGTTTCTTTTACACGCCTCTTTTTTCCGGACATGGCCCATCGATTTCACCGAAAACTTTCCCCTGCTCTTCAAGCTTCCAACACCATGCTTACTGCTCTTGGAAACCGTCTGAGTTGGATTTTTCTAGGTTTACTTAAAATTGTGTCCTGGTAtgcgtttattttttgttaacgaatttgttaatttattcCAGGCGATGGCGATCCACTCTTATCTCTCGCACAGCGAAACAATGAGCTATTTTACAGAATCGATACTAAGACTTCTCAGTTGGAGGAAACGTGAGGCGTTACTCACCGAAGTGATTTCTCACGCTGCTGTTTGGAACGCAGTGTGTGAGGAAGTCTCCAGCTGCCATGGAGTTACGCAAGCAGCTGAGTCGTCTCGAGCAAGTGACTCTTAACCTATTGCCCATCTTCATCTGGGTAAGTGTAACATAGTCGATtgctttatttaattaaagtttGAACAATAcagtttttttccaattagTCGAAAACACTTTGTAGGAATTTAGTTTCCTGTCCAGATGAATCGAAGGCGGAAGCAGAAGGCGGAGACGGATAGCCTCAGTTTATTAAGAGCAGGCATGATTCCTGCTCTCGATGAGGAGCAATTAGCAGAACCCCATCACGAACGTTCCGTATGCCAAACCAATTCCACGTTACTTCCAGGCACAATGAAAAGAGCTAGTAAAAAACCTTACCCACATCCAGCCTATCGTCAGCATCTGGTGTACCGTCTGATGAAGAGGATCACGTCCTCGGTGTTGATCCCGTTACCTTGGGAATGCAACAGTTGGGTGGCGCATCATTGACCTTGTTTGACATGCCTGTCAATGATCCAAAGTGGATGCATTGTTGCTCGACACGGCTCAGTCATTACCTGTTACTCAACTTCCCACTCCCGACTGCAGTCATTATGGACGCCGCGAGACTGTCCATCGAAGCTGATTAAAAGTTAGAGCGAGCCATTCGTCACGGCGAAGAAGAATTAAATCAGGTTCTACCGTCAATGGGCTTGAAAAGTGACTGTTGAGGAGGAAACTAAACCCAAAATAATTCCAACTGGCGAATATAATCAAGATCGAGAATTGGACGACCGCGATTTTTATCCGCGCTCTCGAACACCTGTTCTGGACGTCTCTACGTGCTACAACAGGGGTCATTCATCAGAGATTGGTCTAACATCGACTGGGAATTTTCTAGGAGACTTCCCTCAGAGaggtaattattttatatacgTAAATGATTCTTCTGCTGTTGACATTGTACGATTGTACTAAATTTCGGAATAGTCATCATTTACCACCAGGAGCTGAACAGCAATACCACCACCATCAATTACCACAGCAAccgcagcaacaacaactgcagcaACACAATAACCACTATAATCACCACGGTGTTCCACCTCAAGGTTTTGTTTAAATAGTAGAAAAAACATGATGAACTTGAACTTATTTGTCGGATATTATTTTCAGAAATAGGAAATTGGGATCGTCCCCCTTTCGAACTACAACAGCAACCAGGAACCAGATTGCTTTCATTCTCGACCACCTCATAGCCAGGGCCCAATGAATAGACCCTACTTTCAGCCACCGCACCATCAGGGCCGATTTAATCAAAGTGGACCTCTACTTCCACCTCCAGGCAGAGGTACGCTCATGATTTTAAGTTTAGGTCATGTCATTTAAACTAATTTTCGGATCGAAGAATAGGGAGAGGTCATCACGGACCACCAGGTGGAGATCAAGCGTGGGGTGGTCTACCATAAATCTATGgataatgaagaagaatgCATTATATAGGAATTGGAGGACCCACAATGCAGCCCATTGAAGTCGACATGCGGATGGAAGGCGGTTATCCGCCTCCCCCACCTCCACGAATGAGTGATCGGCATGGCGAAGGAAACTTTTGGCGGTTGGGGTGCAGGTCCTGATCCCAACAACTATCGAGGAGGTGGTGAACCTCCCGGTTCTTATGACAGAAGCGAAGAGGATGACCAGGTCATTTCGCTCCAAACTATCCTGGACAATtccatccaccaccaccgcatCATCAGCCTCCATCAGGCCGTTTGAATCCAGATGGCGTAGGTATTCAAAGAGGAGGATACAACAACTATTGATGGCGGAGACCTATCTAGAGAAGAATGGTAGTCATTTCAGAAGCTGGGCCATGGCTCAGTAGAAGTATCGTGGTCATTTACAACATTTCTTTGGACAACATTTCTACTAATATGTTTTTATACTGCAATTaattctgaaaatgaagaaatgaacaaagttgGAGAAATCGTCGATTCGCTCGTCAAATTCtactaaaatttaatttaaaattctatgCCCGTCTTAttcatcaaaatatttgtttagcTTCATTTCGATCGCCATCGTCTTCAGAAGCATCAAACGGGCTAATTAGTAATTCGTTCATCGATCCGATCCTCCtcttcgcaaaaaaaaaaacaaaaaaacatccgCGGACTATAatagtattctatagctctgccctaaccccaaaaaatttattaggcACACttcatcaaaaaagaaaaaagttaaacccCAAAAGACCCGGAGGGAAACTGGCGACGCTAGGCGCGCAGCACAATGGCCAAATGTGAATTTGCGTACAATTTCTGTACAGTTGGCGCCAAACCTTTATTCAAAGCTagataaatcattttcattcttatcAATGAAATTACCGGATGCAACGTAAAATGACTGTAACTGTGGTTATCAATTGCTTCTTTCATCGTGTATTATAGGGATAAATGATTAACAAAAATTGCATACGATTTTAAAGGCGACATTCACATCGTGACAAGTGTTATAGGAACTTTAGTTGTCAATTGAGGcaggtaattattattttgtagttTGGAGGACCGTACCGATAGCGTGAACAACACCATTATCGGCCTTCATATCTGTTTGTATAATCGTGGAGTTTCCCACCATGttaactaataaaaatagtttttattaCCAATAGAATTTGAATAGCCTAtacagttatttttaaattgacgtACTACTTCCGTCGTTTGTAACATTTTTCATATCTCCGTCGATAGTCATCAACTCAACCATTTTCGTTAGATCgctgagaaagaaaacacCGTCAGCGATGTGCGTACTcaataatgttttcatttcgCTGGTGTTAGAAAACAATTCGTCCAGCACATCTTTTGATAAGCTGGAGAACGCAGTGTTTGTCGGAGCGAGAAAAGTGTACAATCCTATTTCCAGATACCAGCATAGTGGTCAGAATTAAAGCAcagttgaaatgaaatattgccTCACCGTTTTTTAAAGTGTCTGCAAAGCCGGCCAAATTAATGACTTGCAAGAGCATAGAAAAGCGATCGTTGTCTGTTTCCAATACCTCCATTATGTTTTTAGATTCGACCTATTCAGAAAATGTaaggatttcaaaaaatgaaaatctatttagaaaaaaaaatgtgactcACTACGCAAATCAGTGACCACGGGAAAATGATCACGTTTAATACGAGGAGCAATATTTTCATGTTAACTTCTAGAAGACGATACTGACGTAACTGAAGTCGATGCTCGAATTCCTTTATATAGTGAGGAGCGTCGTGAAAGCGATTCACTACAGTTAATGTTCAATACTGGCTGTGTAGTTCGAACACAATGATTATtccaaaaatttccaattaaatGAATCTTGTTTGAACCGAACAACTGTGTTTGGTAACATGCACTTCCTCCGTGAGAGTGAATTGCGTGTGCCATTTTTCTGTTCAGACTTCAGACAGATCCTTTTTCCTGGCTGGCCTAAAAGAGAACTAGGCTATTGTCAtgttgtttatcttttttcacataCTACGTTGTTGGAATTATTCTGAGAATGATTGTCCATGTGTAGTCGGGGGGTCTCTGCTTTCCATCTCACCGGATGGTTGTATCTACTATGACCACACAACAGTTAACATTCAGGCGTTGAAACGATGATACCTCGCATCGCTGTCGATTTGACAACTGAGATTTTGGAAAACATGGAAATGTGTTTATTGATCCATCTTCAGTAGCGGACGTGCATTATTAACCATCGGCGATGACAAGTTATAATATGCAGTAATTATAAAATGACGAAGAAACTATTCATGGGTGCTGAGGTTCAGATCTTCTTGCAGGGCCATTAATCACTACGACATCAAAACACGATCGATTACGTGGACGACTCCATTGGCAGCTAACATATCCGCCTCGACGTTAATCTTGGCGCCGTCGACCGTCAAAGCTTACGAAATCATTCACggcgttttttatt
This DNA window, taken from Daphnia pulex isolate KAP4 chromosome 2, ASM2113471v1, encodes the following:
- the LOC124205361 gene encoding transforming growth factor-beta-induced protein ig-h3-like codes for the protein MKILLLVLNVIIFPWSLICVVESKNIMEVLETDNDRFSMLLQVINLAGFADTLKNGLYTFLAPTNTAFSSLSKDVLDELFSNTSEMKTLLSTHIADGVFFLSDLTKMVELMTIDGDMKNVTNDGSINMVGNSTIIQTDMKADNGVVHAIGTVLQTTK